Proteins from one Acropora muricata isolate sample 2 chromosome 9, ASM3666990v1, whole genome shotgun sequence genomic window:
- the LOC136929565 gene encoding kelch-like protein 20, which produces MAAKRSNNVTRPRKEFDHTSRSSHFVSVFERFQDMRSNMEFCDATLKAENVTFSAHRVVLAGNSPYLRNIFLSQNAEALSLEVILPNDVQSKTVRLMLDYFYSGKMRGDEEVCFEVMPLACHFQVDEIITVLQDFIIEILHPSNCLRFQSLVRKLKLVDFQRKIDRYVDWNFMSLLKEPGFLAMSAEHLVHVIKSEKLRVKREETVYEAVFKWFQHDINGRESQAKSVFKEIRFHQMPAKYLIEEVVPVLCNKHGICVEQIREALEYKQTVGENVHASSSSCSRRPEDILYVISNRTNLVERYDFVKGACAKSKELSTGGPMENLCENRYVVVVGQDLYTVSNSGVAKFNVLELKWDEMIEGVDVHDAGVCAGKDCIFVAGGRRRGSGACKLVIDSLKWVDLPEMTAGRRSPGAAYLSGKLYVIGGHSPEGPLASVERLDAKQEKWFTLKPLNSPRFLLGACAVEGIVYAIGGRNNEQSLDTVEIYDPKIKTWRLQESKMAEPRNDFGLAVKGSEIYCVGGRGVRTIECADVQTKEWKTVGSTGENNFSISCVFYSPL; this is translated from the exons ATGGCCGCCAAGCGATCAAATAATGTTACTCGGCCACGTAAAGAGTTTGATCATACTTCAAGATCGTCTCATTTCGTCTCTGTCTTCGAGCGTTTTCAAGATATGAGGTCCAACATGGAATTTTGCGATGCGACACTGAAAGCtgaaaatgttacattttcAGCTCATCGAGTGGTTCTCGCAGGAAACTCGCCATATTTGAGAAACATTTTCCTCTCGCAAAACGCCGAAGCTCTTAGCCTGGAAGTAATTTTACCTAATGACGTTCAAAGCAAAACAGTGAGACTTATGCTGGATTATTTTTACAGTGGCAAAATGCGTGGCGACGAAGAGGTTTGTTTTGAAGTGATGCCTCTCGCATGCCATTTTCAG GTAGACGAGATCATTACAGTGCTACAGGACTTTATAATTGAAATTCTTCATCCATCAAATTGTCTGAGATTTCAGAGTTTAGTGCGCAAGCTCAAACTGGTTGATTTTCAAAGAAAGATTGATCGATATGTTGATTGGAACTTCATGTCCTTGCTGAAGGAACCTGGCTTCCTGGCGATGTCCGCTGAACATCTTGTTCACGTTATCAAAAGTGAAAAACTCAGAGTCAAACGTGAAGAAACTGTTTATGAGGCTGTTTTCAAATGGTTTCAACACGATATAAATGGCAG AGAAAGCCAAGCAAAAAGTGTGTTTAAAGAAATCcgttttcaccaaatgccagcAAAGTACCTCATTGAAGAAGTCGTTCCAGTCCTGTGCAATAAACACGGCATCTGCGTCGAACAAATTCGAGAGGCCTTGGAATATAAGCAAACAGTTGGCGAAAATGTGCATGCTTCGTCTTCATCTTGCTCAAGGAGGCCAGAGGACATTCTGTATGTGATCAGTAATCGAACGAACCTGGTGGAGCGGTACGATTTTGTAAAGGGCGCATGCGCGAAGAGCAAAGAGCTGTCAACCGGAGGGCCTATGGAAAATTTATGTGAAAACCGCTATGTAGTCGTAGTGGGTCAAGATTTGTACACTGTGTCAAATTCTGGGGTCGCAAAATTTAACGTTCTGGAACTGAAATGGGACGAAATGATAGAAG GTGTTGATGTTCACGATGCAGGCGTATGTGCAGGGAAGGACTGTATTTTTGTAGCTGGTGGGAGAAGAAGAGGCAGCGGTGCCTGTAAACTGGTTATCGACAGTCTTAAATGGGTAGATTTGCCAGAAATGACAGCTGGTCGGAGAAGCCCTG gTGCAGCTTATTTGTCGGGCAAACTATACGTGATTGGGGGTCACAGTCCAGAAGGGCCGTTGGCTTCCGTCGAACGTCTGGAcgcaaagcaagaaaaatggTTTACTTTAAAGCCTTTGAATTCCCCTCGCTTCCTATTGGGAGCATGTGCAGTGGAAGGTATAGTCTATGCGATTGGTGGCAGAAACAATGAACAAAGTTTAGACACTGTTGAAATATACGACCCCAAGATAAAGACGTGGAGACTCCAGGAAAGCAAGATGGCGGAGCCAAGAAATGATTTTGGATTAGCTGTTAAAGGTTCTGAGATTTACTGCGTTGGTGGACGAGGTGTGAGGACAATCGAGTGTGCAGATGTCCAAACAAAGGAGTGGAAAACTGTTGGATCCACTGGAGAAAATAACTTTAGCATAAGCTGTGTGTTTTATTCGCCATTGTGA
- the LOC136929378 gene encoding glutamate receptor 2-like, protein MAKHILLLWCALLLCFPLRCLGVNYIKIGGVFPDEHYSKEFSLAFNLGIDYVNNQTELLPDTILIPVVNQAGWTDAFANIEAVYEQIYNGASAIIGPMTSFTVKATQPLCTGFHVPQLSPYATDPSFDFSPESYNYLVRMSPSDAIENRAQADFISYFNWTRFAVLTSRNDYGLNGLAVFKDIASHKGWSLVAVESYQVFNNISLVNATKQLFHIRSRGARIVVLNAVASHVRVILRQASDLGMIDGWVWFVSNGAFSFDGLYDNGQAIPGYLQGIVGVRHSLGRGTEYESFVNMWQASGHQKATLGKVAAVGHTFDAVLVTARAIHSMLLDGKNITASEGLTLNVHRGNTANSVNHIGEMLLDYISKVNTSGVMDHLEFDANRHPVRANFDIVNLRSYGFNKVGTWNVLNGLVMENETEILWSSGKTDVPSDTANSLVNQSLVIVTIEEVPFVSKLNHPSDEGKYILSGYCIDLLNKLQEKLRFSYEIYLVPDGNYGAQDPISKEWNGMVREILQGKAHLAMASFTISSERQKVIDFTQPYMDLGLTVLVKAINDEEDVFRFLHPFKTELWLMIGITSVLVGVFLWFFSTFSPFGFYGRCVQIAHHKVPEEHLKRRNTLRLSNSIWSTIAYLGQSAGSLHPVSSSGRITVTVWWLAILIFISSYTANLAAVLTMKRFSSPIRSIEDLASQNAIPYGTVKNSQPQSFFESSIVPSFVTMWQYMKYHHTLVKSSQEGIERVKNENYAFVWDSITLEHTTHTVECGTLTTTGNLFGKIGYGLGLPKDSRYTQQFNQAILKLRQTGFMDILEQRWLHSRKRCNEKGHTARYSDSQLSLADMAGVFVIVCAGVGIGFVVLIIEWLVASYAVTKENDPDAPKTLWKSIQTRFRNTLHEWRHRDDVPRIKSFLNFPTFDRINRLSMLHFPGVIARLQKHRVSSEIEKDDTKSTAAVYEKEEVIDFQPHQVTSQN, encoded by the coding sequence ATGGCAAAACACATTCTCTTGCTTTGGTGCGCTCTCCTTCTTTGTTTCCCATTGCGATGCCTTGGAGTTAATTACATAAAGATTGGTGGAGTCTTCCCTGATGAACATTATTCCAAAGAGTTTTCTTTAGCATTCAATCTTGGCATTGATTATGTTAATAATCAAACGGAGTTATTACCAGACACAATTCTTATTCCAGTTGTAAATCAAGCGGGCTGGACGGACGCATTCGCAAATATCGAAGCAGTTTACGAACAGATTTATAATGGAGCTTCAGCCATCATTGGACCAATGACTTCATTTACTGTAAAGGCAACTCAACCGCTATGCACAGGATTTCATGTCCCACAGCTTTCTCCTTATGCCACCGATCCATCTTTTGATTTTTCTCCAGAGTCTTACAATTACCTAGTGCGCATGAGCCCTAGTGACGCGATAGAAAACCGCGCCCAGGCAGATTTCATATCATATTTTAACTGGACTCGCTTCGCAGTCTTAACATCCAGGAATGATTACGGATTGAATGGTTTAGCGGTGTTTAAGGATATCGCCTCTCATAAGGGATGGAGTCTAGTTGCAGTAGAAAGTTATCAAGTATTTAATAACATTTCATTGGTTAATGCCACAAAGCAGTTGTTTCATATTCGAAGTCGCGGGGCCAGAATTGTAGTCTTGAATGCTGTTGCTAGCCACGTTCGGGTGATTTTGCGACAAGCAAGTGACCTAGGCATGATCGATGGGTGGGTTTGGTTCGTCAGCAATGGAGCATTCTCATTTGATGGCCTCTATGACAATGGACAGGCGATACCAGGTTATCTTCAGGGAATTGTCGGTGTAAGGCATTCTCTTGGCCGAGGAACGGAATACGAGTCGTTTGTAAACATGTGGCAAGCGAGTGGTCACCAAAAAGCAACCCTCGGCAAAGTTGCTGCAGTGGGACACACCTTTGATGCAGTTTTGGTGACAGCTCGAGCTATTCACAGTATGTTATTGGATGGGAAGAACATAACAGCTTCTGAAGGTTTAACACTCAATGTTCATCGAGGGAACACAGCTAACTCAGTCAACCACATTGGAGAGATGTTGTTGGACTACATATCAAAGGTCAATACATCTGGAGTCATGGATCATTTAGAATTCGATGCAAATCGTCATCCTGTCAGAGCGAACTTTGACATAGTCAATCTGCGTTCCTATGGATTTAATAAAGTCGGAACATGGAATGTGTTGAATGGGTTAGTTATGGAGAACGAAACGGAAATATTGTGGTCGTCTGGTAAAACCGACGTTCCCAGCGATACAGCAAATTCGCTGGTAAACCAGTCTCTTGTGATTGTTACCATTGAGGAGGTACCATTTGTGTCAAAGTTAAACCATCCTAGTGATGAAGGAAAGTACATACTATCGGGTTACTGCATCGACTTACTAAACAAATTACAGGAAAAATTACGATTTTCCTATGAAATTTATCTTGTACCAGATGGAAATTACGGGGCGCAAGATCCAATCTCCAAAGAATGGAATGGAATGGTAAGAGAAATCCTCCAAGGAAAAGCACATTTAGCCATGGCCTCATTTACAATCAGTTCAGAAAGACAGAAGGTCATCGACTTCACCCAACCATACATGGATCTTGGATTAACAGTTCTTGTTAAAGCGATAAACGATGAAGAAGATGTGTTTCGGTTCTTGCACCCATTCAAAACTGAATTGTGGCTGATGATTGGAATAACTTCAGTTCTCGTTGGAGTTTTTTTGTGGTTCTTTAGTACCTTCAGTCCTTTCGGGTTTTATGGCAGGTGTGTGCAAATAGCTCATCACAAGGTCCCAGAAGAGCATCTCAAACGCAGGAACACACTTCGCTTGTCAAACTCCATTTGGTCTACCATAGCTTATCTTGGGCAAAGTGCGGGCAGTCTACACCCCGTTTCTAGTTCTGGCAGAATCACTGTTACTGTCTGGTGGTTGGCAATCCTAATTTTCATTTCAAGTTACACTGCAAATCTGGCAGCTGTTCTCACTATGAAGAGGTTCTCTTCACCAATAAGAAGCATTGAAGATTTGGCAAGCCAAAATGCGATCCCTTATGGAACAGTGAAAAATAGCCAACCGCAGTCATTCTTCGAGTCTTCGATTGTGCCAAGTTTCGTTACAATGTGGCAATACATGAAGTATCACCACACTCTTGTGAAGAGTAGTCAAGAAGGAATTGAGAGAGTTAAGAACGAGAATTACGCATTCGTGTGGGATTCAATCACGTTAGAACACACAACGCATACAGTTGAATGCGGAACACTGACAACAACAGGAAACCTATTTGGCAAAATAGGCTACGGTCTCGGCTTACCAAAAGATTCGCGTTACACGCAACAGTTTAATCAAGCTATTTTAAAATTAAGACAAACCGGCTTTATGGACATATTGGAGCAAAGGTGGCTACATTCTCGCAAAAGGTGCAATGAAAAAGGACACACTGCCCGTTATAGTGACTCGCAGCTAAGCTTAGCAGATATGGCCGGCGTGTTCGTGATTGTTTGCGCTGGCGTTGGAATCGGTTTTGTTGTCTTAATTATTGAATGGCTCGTCGCATCGTATGCGGTGACAAAAGAGAACGATCCAGATGCACCTAAAACTCTCTGGAAATCAATTCAAACTAGATTTAGAAACACACTACACGAATGGAGACATCGAGACGATGTACCTAGGATTAAAAGTTTTCTTAATTTCCCGACCTTTGATCGAATCAATCGCTTATCGatgcttcactttcccggagtTATAGCCAGGTTGCAAAAACATCGAGTATCATCAGAGATAGAGAAAGACGACACAAAGTCTACTGCAGCTGtttatgaaaaagaagaagtaATTGATTTTCAACCTCATCAAGTGACATCTCAGAATTAA
- the LOC136928436 gene encoding dual specificity protein phosphatase 22-like isoform X2, which produces MGNGMNKVLPGLFLGNFRDAKDMEQLTKNKITHILAIHDNAQPVLEFVYKCIQAADSPEQDISDYFQESIDFIHNCRINNGACLVHCMAGISRSTSIVAAYIMAVTNLNWIEALKAIKCSRSIANPNYGFQRQLQDFCNLKAEEERERLKKNFPIVESQVTDEGYLKELLAQREEPAAEGSDEDAIPNALDRQRDRRKLNADDYSSLDVETAIVEAET; this is translated from the exons ATGGGAAATGGAATGAACAAG GTTCTTCCAGGTCTTTTTCTTGGAAATTTCCGAG ATGCCAAAGACATGGAGCAGTTGACAAAAAATAAGATCACTCACATTCTAGCCATTCATGATAACGCACAACCGGTGTTGGAG TTTGTTTACAAATGTATTCAAGCGGCTGATTCCCCTGAGCAAGATAT atCAGATTACTTTCAAGAAAGCATCGATTTTATTCATAACTGCCG GATAAACAATGGAGCCTGCTTAGTGCACTG catGGCAGGAATTTCTCGTTCAACTTCCATCGTGGCAGCTTATATTATGGCCGTCACAAACCTCAACTGGATTGAAGCTCTAAAGGCCATCAAATGTTCTCGCTCAATAGCCAATCCAAATTATGGATTTCAGAGACAACTGCAAGACTTTTGTAACTTAAAAGCAGAGGAG GAGCGCGAAAGACTTAAAAAAAACTTCCCCATCGTAGAATCTCAAGTTACGGACGAGGGATACCTAAAAGAACTTTTGGCACAGAGGGAAGAACCGGCCGCCGAGGGTTCTGATGAAGATGCAATACCCAACGCTCTCGACAGGCAGCGAGATAGAAGAAAATTGAATGCCGACGACTATTCATCTCTGGACGTCGAAACAGCGATTGTGGAGGCAGAAACTTAG
- the LOC136928436 gene encoding dual specificity protein phosphatase 22-like isoform X1, with protein sequence MGNGMNKVLPGLFLGNFRDAKDMEQLTKNKITHILAIHDNAQPVLEQFVYKCIQAADSPEQDISDYFQESIDFIHNCRINNGACLVHCMAGISRSTSIVAAYIMAVTNLNWIEALKAIKCSRSIANPNYGFQRQLQDFCNLKAEEERERLKKNFPIVESQVTDEGYLKELLAQREEPAAEGSDEDAIPNALDRQRDRRKLNADDYSSLDVETAIVEAET encoded by the exons ATGGGAAATGGAATGAACAAG GTTCTTCCAGGTCTTTTTCTTGGAAATTTCCGAG ATGCCAAAGACATGGAGCAGTTGACAAAAAATAAGATCACTCACATTCTAGCCATTCATGATAACGCACAACCGGTGTTGGAG CAGTTTGTTTACAAATGTATTCAAGCGGCTGATTCCCCTGAGCAAGATAT atCAGATTACTTTCAAGAAAGCATCGATTTTATTCATAACTGCCG GATAAACAATGGAGCCTGCTTAGTGCACTG catGGCAGGAATTTCTCGTTCAACTTCCATCGTGGCAGCTTATATTATGGCCGTCACAAACCTCAACTGGATTGAAGCTCTAAAGGCCATCAAATGTTCTCGCTCAATAGCCAATCCAAATTATGGATTTCAGAGACAACTGCAAGACTTTTGTAACTTAAAAGCAGAGGAG GAGCGCGAAAGACTTAAAAAAAACTTCCCCATCGTAGAATCTCAAGTTACGGACGAGGGATACCTAAAAGAACTTTTGGCACAGAGGGAAGAACCGGCCGCCGAGGGTTCTGATGAAGATGCAATACCCAACGCTCTCGACAGGCAGCGAGATAGAAGAAAATTGAATGCCGACGACTATTCATCTCTGGACGTCGAAACAGCGATTGTGGAGGCAGAAACTTAG
- the LOC136928435 gene encoding interferon regulatory factor 2-like has protein sequence MYGSSTLKDIGSSCSTVVSACESLEFSCLPQGERASCDMCSARLRLRPWLEDKINSGKIPGLCWRDKEKKEFRVSWKHAGKPDFNHEKDAMLFKLWAEHTGKYHHGEPPHPSAWKTRFRCALHKMPDVIEVRVPHSLDEKDPYRVFRFTKKGGMSKRNPVMKPKSMIFRPPPKSDEVDFNIKLYDSPHPDGSDDSFVDSYDLNDITPTIPTFHFGDIMMADEAMTVGHGFPKQLPWLENHGESCSLMESGSVFGENTKVIQEHLLTTNPDCLLLFI, from the exons ATGTATGGAAGTTCCACATTGAAAGACATTGGGTCCTCTTGCAGTACAGTTGTGAGTGCTTGTGAATCACTTGAATTTTCTTGTCTGCCTCAAGGAGAGCGCGCGAGCTGCGATATGTGCTCTGCACGACTAAGGCTAAGACCGTGGCTAGAGGACAAGATAAACAGCGGAAAGATTCCTGGTTTATGCTGGCGtgataaagaaaagaaagaattcCGAGTGTCGTGGAAGCACGCTGGCAAACCTGATTTCAATCATGAGAAGGACGCTATGTTGTTCAAACTTTGGGCTGAACATACAGGTAAGTATCATCACGGCGAACCTCCGCATCCGTCAGCTTGGAAGACAAGGTTTCGATGTGCTCTGCATAAGATGCCAGATGTGATAGAAGTCCGTGTTCCCCATAGTTTGGACGAGAAGGATCCATATCGTGTGTTCCGATTTACAAAGAAAG GTGGAATGTCAAAGAGGAATCCAGTGATGAAACCGAAAAGCATGATTTTCAGACCTCCTCCTAAATCAGACGAAGTGGATTTTAACATCAAACTGTATGATTCACCGCATCCCGACGGCAGCGATGACTCTTTTGTAGACAGCTATGATCTTAATGATATTACCCCG ACCATTCCAACGTTTCACTTTGGTGACATCATGATGGCAGACGAAGCAATGACTGTTGGCCATGGTTTTCCGAAGCAATTACCGTGGCTGGAGAATCATGGCGAATCGTGTAGTCTTATGGAAAGCGGCTCCGTGTTTGGGGAGAACACAAAAGTAATCCAGGAGCATCTTTTGACAACTAACCCAGACTGTCTACTGCTTTTCATTTGA